The following proteins come from a genomic window of Rutidosis leptorrhynchoides isolate AG116_Rl617_1_P2 chromosome 10, CSIRO_AGI_Rlap_v1, whole genome shotgun sequence:
- the LOC139870762 gene encoding uncharacterized protein has protein sequence MKQLLATLPTLNASIKDEFLCLYVSIANEAFNSVLVAEREKTQKPIYFVSKALTRSEINYAPMEKFVYALLLTSRRLRRYFQGHPIHVLTDLPVKHVLNKPEISGRLAKCAIELGSYEITYLPRTSVRGQVLAYYLAEMTGELEVIHEQTELKPVRGETWDLFTDSASCTEGSGAGLILTSPNGEEHTYALQFNFDVTNNEAEYEALLAGLNILVSNQFNGSFDAHELSMQKYLKLLKETAEKFEHFELAQVSRSQNKKADALSKLAALTFSHFQKKALNFPAKQLMAV, from the exons ATGAAGCAATTATTGGCGACATTACCAACATTAAATGCGTCAATAAAGGACGAATTTTTGTGTCTTTATGTTTCTATTGCAAATGAAGCTTTTAACTCAGTATTGGTTGCAGAGCGTGAGAAAACGCAGAAGCCGATTTATTTTGTAAGTAAGGCACTTACTAGGAGTGAGATTAACTATGCGCCAATGGAAAAATTTGTATACGCGCTGCTCCTAACATCAAGAAGATTGCGGAGATACTTTCAAGGACATCCTATTCATGTTCTAACTGATTTGCCGGTTAAACATGTTCTCAACAAGCCTGAAATATCCGGAAGGCTTGCTAAATGCGCAATTGAATTAGGATCTTATGAAATCACTTACCTTCCGCGAACTTCTGTGAGGGGGCAAGTTTTAGCATATTATCTCGCAGAAATGACTGGTGAATTGGAAGTAATTCATGAGCAAACAGAATTGAAACCAGTGCGAGGTGAAACATGGGATTTATTTACTGATAGTGCATCATGTACAGAGGGCTCAGGTGCAGGATTAATTTTAACAAGCCCGAATGGTGAAGAACATACATATGCGCTACAATTCAATTTTGATGTTACAAATAATGAAGCTGAATATGAGGCGCTGCTTGCTGGATTGAACATT TTAGTCTCCAATCAGTTCAATGGATCCTTTGATGCACATGAGCTCTCTATGCAAAAGTATTTAAAGTTGCTAAAAGAAACTGCGGAAAAATTTGAGCATTTTGAGCTTGCACAAGTTTCAAGGAGTCAAAACAAAAAAGCAGATGCACTAAGCAAACTTGCGGCCTTAACTTTTTCACATTTTCAAAAGAAAGCTTTGAATTTCCCAGCAAAGCAATTGATGGCAGTTTAA